GAGCTCAGTCGCCTGTTCCGGGATGCCACGGCAGGGCTGTTCCACCCGCCAACCGCCGACGCCGCGCGACCGATGTACGCGGCCGCATTGCTCGACGACAACTGACCGCACAGCCCACGAGACAACGACGGCTTGTGGCCCTCGAGAGCCACTGAGTCCACGTACTACGTTACTGGCCGAGCGTAAAGCGCAGAGAAAGCCAGTTCTCACGGCAGGCTATAGCAGCGGCCTCAACATCGCCGCGCCGGGTGTGCTTGATGATCTGCGCGTGCTGAGAGACTGAGTCTCTGCCGGCAAAGGATGCGAACCGCATCCGTTCAACCCGTCGGATCACGGGCGTCGTCTGCTCTAGAACTTCGTGGATCACCTGATTGCCACAGACGGCGACGAAGACAGAATGGGACTCGTCATCGGAGCTCAGCGCTGCTTCAATATCGAGTTGTTCGAGGGCCTTTTCGAACCGAATATTCGACGTCACCATCCTAGAGATTGAATCTTCCGTGATCAAGGGAACGGCTAGCCGTGCCGCTAGTTCATGAATTGCGGCCACAACCTGTTGGGCGTTAACGGTGGAAGCTAGGTCATAGGGGGCAACGATGGTGGTTTTCCCTGGCACGGCGATCACCAGACCGGCACGTTCCAATCGCAGCAACGCCTCCCGGATGGGGGTCCGGCTGACTCCCAACCACAACTCTAAGTCGGTGTCTTTGAGACGTTCACCGGGCTCGAACGTGCCGTCAACGATTGCGTCCCGTATCGATCCAAAGACGTTGTCCCGGAGAAGTGACCTTTTGTGGACACCTTGGAGCGGCGCAGATCTGGGCCAAGCGCGAAGACGTCAACAGCGGGCTCGCGTTCGGGGGAAATAAGACCCGCAAACTGGAGTACTTCGTCCCGGACGCTCTCGCGCAGGGAGCAGACACGCTCGTGTCCATTGGTGGATACCAGTCCAACCACACACGCCAGGTCGCAGCAGTAGCTGCGAAGCTGGGTCTGAAGGCCCGTCTGGTCCAGGAAAACTGGGTCGACTGGCCGGACCCACTTTCTGACCGGGTAGGGAACATTCAGCTCTCCCGCATCATGGGAGCCGACGTTCGGCTGGACAGCGCCGGATTCGACATCGGCATTCGCAGCAGCTGGGAGAACGCCATCGAGGAGGTCAAAGTCGCCGGTGGCATATCCTACGCGATTCCCGCCGGTGGGTCAGATGACCGGCTCGGCGGGTTGGGATTCGCGAACTGGGCCTATGAAGTGGAACAGCAGGAACGCGAACTCGGCATCTTTTTCGACACCATCGTTGTCTGCACGGTTACTGGTTCGACGCACGCCGGCATGATTGCGGGATTCGCCGGCCAGGACAAGCCTCGCCTCGTCATTGGCATTGATGCCTCTGCAACCCTGCAGCAGACCCGCGACCAGGTCGCACGCATTGCCCGAAACACCGCGGAGCTGATCAGGCTGGGCCGGGATATCCGCGAC
This region of Arthrobacter roseus genomic DNA includes:
- a CDS encoding GntR family transcriptional regulator, producing the protein MRDAIVDGTFEPGERLKDTDLELWLGVSRTPIREALLRLERAGLVIAVPGKTTIVAPYDLASTVNAQQVVAAIHELAARLAVPLITEDSISRMVTSNIRFEKALEQLDIEAALSSDDESHSVFVAVCGNQVIHEVLEQTTPVIRRVERMRFASFAGRDSVSQHAQIIKHTRRGDVEAAAIACRENWLSLRFTLGQ
- a CDS encoding 1-aminocyclopropane-1-carboxylate deaminase; its protein translation is MTFCGHLGAAQIWAKREDVNSGLAFGGNKTRKLEYFVPDALAQGADTLVSIGGYQSNHTRQVAAVAAKLGLKARLVQENWVDWPDPLSDRVGNIQLSRIMGADVRLDSAGFDIGIRSSWENAIEEVKVAGGISYAIPAGGSDDRLGGLGFANWAYEVEQQERELGIFFDTIVVCTVTGSTHAGMIAGFAGQDKPRLVIGIDASATLQQTRDQVARIARNTAELIRLGRDIRDDEINVLEGWAGDLYGIPVDSALDAIRLGASLEAMITDPVYEGKSLAGLIDLVKTREIPASSNVLYAHLGGQLALNAYSGLFRS